In one window of Opitutaceae bacterium DNA:
- a CDS encoding DUF748 domain-containing protein encodes MPFPLHQWNFLRRHTILRRLLVAVGILAILYVALGFFAAPPLLRSQGEKRLSKTLDRPVRIQAIRTNPLTFSVEVTGLHVGDGKGGTLLEWRRLFVNFDPFKRVFGTWTFKVIELDGFHASVVRDASGHMNFADLLAKQTGAAPKADAASQDAPPSISIGQLSINGAGVHFEDHGLAAPFQTEIGPVSFALTYFRTTSDASAPYSFTATTESGESVKWTGSVEPRLLKSSGELALSNIKLPKYAPYIEGRAGFRVQSGDLSVKAQYNAAMDGKSPVVRVSNGSVTVQALELAPIHSPEGRVSVKEAALTGIEADTASRKLVIAGIRLKGGNLTANRTENGIDLTGMFSPHAPETGHRLPGAPPTPMEASSSTPVPSETTGPWSVTLNDAAVEAFDIALVDRTLERPAKFQVLNLSSHLAPLMLHDLGAPSALAAKFKLGDDGECSIDGSLALNPLKGTLTVSANHVPLALVNPYLDASLPLKIQKGVAALSGEVSLSGNAISFRGKSDLNNLDLRDAATSSPLLGLSALSLEGMDVSSLPLKADIAQVLLKDFQAHVSIDREGKLNLSTLASGSQSTAPSATQTTSVPPSATPNAGPPLPPISIGQLSLEQARLAFHDKSVAPAAESEISGLSGTIKGLSSTSPGQGEIKLKGVVNGTAPVEITGRLNPLGTPASADVKLDIKDIELSPFAPYVAKFAGYALERGALSLAIDFKLADRTINSSDVATLDQFTLGEKNESPDAVKLPITLAIALLKDSSGQIVIDVPVEGRLDDPNFRIGRVVWRVIGNLLAKAATSPFALLGSMFGGGGEELAFQAFAPGATAPRDTESGKLATVIKAMANRPGLRLDLAGGFDPTTDRAELQRARLNEQIDAVALQSRSSITVPEAPSASGETPPSQDEREEAVRSLFAAAFPELIPPVPEPAVVITQPVEPVTHHTTLLQRVRRLFSAKESTPSSPPPSAPAPEAQSPTSGSGGDTTPAISTEEMTSRLAARVAIDDDELRKLANTRAQQIRSRILLSGEVSPDRVFIVAPNGNGSRVELKLK; translated from the coding sequence ATGCCTTTCCCTTTACATCAGTGGAACTTCCTCCGGCGCCACACAATACTTCGGCGGCTGTTGGTCGCCGTCGGTATTCTGGCAATCCTCTATGTGGCCTTGGGTTTTTTCGCCGCACCCCCGCTGCTTCGATCCCAGGGCGAAAAGCGCCTTTCAAAGACGCTTGACCGACCAGTCAGGATCCAGGCAATCCGGACAAACCCGCTGACCTTTTCAGTGGAGGTCACCGGGCTGCACGTGGGAGATGGCAAAGGCGGAACGTTACTCGAATGGAGGCGCTTGTTCGTCAACTTCGACCCCTTTAAGCGCGTGTTTGGCACATGGACTTTCAAGGTGATCGAATTGGACGGGTTTCACGCATCGGTTGTCCGCGACGCCAGCGGACACATGAACTTCGCCGATCTGCTCGCGAAGCAAACCGGCGCCGCCCCCAAGGCGGATGCCGCAAGCCAGGACGCACCACCGTCCATCTCCATCGGGCAACTTTCCATCAACGGCGCAGGCGTGCATTTTGAAGACCATGGACTCGCCGCGCCATTCCAGACCGAAATCGGTCCCGTCAGTTTTGCGCTGACGTACTTTCGGACAACGAGCGACGCCAGTGCTCCCTATTCGTTCACGGCAACGACTGAGTCCGGCGAGTCAGTGAAGTGGACGGGATCAGTCGAGCCCCGCCTGCTGAAATCGTCCGGAGAACTTGCCCTGTCCAATATCAAACTTCCCAAATACGCACCCTACATCGAGGGCCGGGCAGGCTTCAGGGTTCAATCAGGTGATCTCTCCGTCAAGGCGCAGTACAACGCCGCGATGGACGGCAAGTCACCGGTGGTTCGTGTCTCCAACGGATCGGTGACCGTGCAAGCGCTTGAACTCGCGCCGATTCACTCCCCGGAGGGGCGGGTCAGCGTAAAGGAAGCCGCATTGACTGGCATCGAGGCCGACACCGCGAGCCGGAAACTCGTCATCGCGGGCATCCGGCTCAAGGGAGGAAACCTCACCGCCAATCGAACCGAGAATGGAATCGATCTCACGGGCATGTTCTCACCGCACGCTCCAGAGACCGGCCATCGATTGCCAGGTGCACCTCCAACCCCCATGGAGGCATCCTCCTCCACTCCTGTTCCATCGGAAACAACAGGTCCTTGGTCGGTCACACTCAACGACGCCGCTGTTGAAGCCTTCGATATCGCCCTCGTCGACCGCACGCTGGAAAGGCCCGCGAAATTCCAGGTGCTCAATCTGTCTTCGCACCTTGCTCCGCTGATGCTCCACGACTTGGGTGCGCCATCGGCACTCGCCGCCAAATTCAAACTCGGCGATGACGGCGAATGTTCGATCGACGGATCGCTGGCGCTGAATCCGCTGAAAGGAACTCTGACTGTCTCCGCAAATCACGTTCCCCTGGCGCTCGTCAATCCGTACCTGGACGCATCCCTGCCCTTGAAAATCCAAAAGGGCGTGGCTGCGCTTTCCGGCGAAGTTTCGCTTTCGGGCAACGCCATCTCTTTCAGGGGCAAATCGGACCTGAACAACCTCGACCTGCGGGATGCTGCCACCTCGAGTCCGCTCCTCGGCTTGTCGGCGCTGTCGCTTGAGGGCATGGATGTTTCCTCCCTTCCGTTGAAGGCCGACATCGCCCAGGTTCTGCTAAAGGATTTCCAGGCCCATGTTTCAATCGACCGGGAGGGTAAACTCAATCTGAGCACCCTCGCCTCCGGAAGTCAGTCGACAGCGCCCTCAGCGACTCAGACCACGTCAGTGCCCCCATCGGCAACTCCCAACGCGGGACCGCCATTGCCGCCGATTTCAATTGGCCAACTATCCCTCGAACAGGCGCGCCTCGCCTTTCATGACAAATCTGTCGCGCCCGCCGCTGAGTCGGAAATCTCAGGACTGAGCGGCACGATCAAAGGTCTCTCGTCCACTTCCCCCGGTCAGGGTGAGATCAAACTCAAGGGTGTCGTCAACGGCACGGCGCCCGTCGAGATCACTGGCAGGCTCAATCCTCTCGGCACTCCCGCGAGCGCCGATGTCAAACTCGACATCAAGGACATCGAACTCTCCCCGTTCGCCCCCTACGTCGCAAAATTCGCCGGCTACGCGCTCGAGCGGGGCGCCCTCAGTCTCGCCATCGATTTCAAACTCGCCGACCGGACCATCAACAGTTCGGACGTCGCCACTCTCGATCAATTCACCCTTGGGGAAAAGAACGAAAGCCCGGACGCCGTGAAGCTCCCCATCACGCTTGCGATCGCGCTCCTCAAGGACTCAAGCGGACAAATTGTCATCGACGTCCCGGTGGAAGGCCGTCTCGACGACCCGAATTTCCGGATCGGACGCGTCGTCTGGCGCGTGATCGGCAACCTTCTCGCAAAGGCCGCGACTTCGCCCTTCGCTCTGCTCGGCAGCATGTTTGGCGGTGGCGGCGAGGAGCTTGCGTTCCAGGCCTTTGCCCCCGGTGCGACAGCACCTCGCGACACCGAGTCCGGCAAGCTGGCCACCGTGATCAAGGCCATGGCAAACCGTCCTGGGCTGCGTCTGGACCTCGCCGGCGGTTTCGATCCGACGACTGATCGCGCTGAATTGCAGCGTGCCAGGCTGAATGAACAGATAGACGCCGTGGCTCTGCAGTCCCGGTCCAGCATCACAGTGCCTGAAGCACCTTCAGCTTCTGGAGAGACTCCGCCATCTCAGGATGAGCGTGAAGAAGCCGTGCGCAGCCTCTTTGCCGCAGCGTTTCCGGAGCTCATTCCTCCCGTTCCGGAGCCCGCAGTTGTCATCACGCAACCCGTTGAACCGGTCACGCATCATACCACCCTGCTTCAACGCGTGCGCCGGCTCTTCTCCGCGAAGGAGTCAACCCCCTCCTCCCCTCCACCGTCGGCGCCCGCGCCGGAAGCACAATCTCCAACAAGCGGATCAGGTGGGGACACCACGCCCGCAATTTCCACGGAGGAAATGACATCCCGACTCGCAGCCAGGGTCGCGATCGATGACGACGAACTGCGCAAACTCGCGAACACGCGCGCTCAGCAAATCCGCAGCCGGATCCTGCTTTCCGGAGAGGTCTCGCCCGACCGCGTATTCATCGTCGCTCCAAACGGCAACGGATCTCGCGTGGAATTGAAGCTGAAGTGA
- a CDS encoding dUTP diphosphatase → MTPDRLEAIFTMQAALNQRIGVNLPPPTEEEKAKWILNYTRAMQQELAELVDSVPWKWWAKYQKFDEQNARVEVVDLFHFLVSLAQTLGMSAEDVYQAYLKKNAVNHQRQETGYAAKDSGDSRHI, encoded by the coding sequence ATGACACCCGACCGACTGGAAGCGATCTTCACCATGCAGGCTGCTCTCAATCAACGGATTGGAGTCAACCTTCCGCCACCTACCGAGGAGGAAAAGGCGAAATGGATCCTCAATTATACGCGCGCCATGCAGCAGGAGCTCGCCGAACTCGTCGACTCTGTTCCTTGGAAATGGTGGGCAAAATACCAGAAATTCGACGAGCAGAATGCGCGCGTCGAGGTAGTCGATCTTTTCCATTTTTTGGTGTCTCTGGCGCAAACGCTTGGCATGAGTGCAGAGGACGTCTATCAAGCGTACCTCAAGAAAAACGCCGTGAATCACCAGCGCCAGGAAACGGGGTACGCGGCAAAAGACTCGGGCGATTCCCGCCACATTTGA
- a CDS encoding UDP-N-acetylglucosamine 1-carboxyvinyltransferase, whose product MADLIVNGGKPLSGTITPSGNKNSVLPIFCASLLTAEPVTLRNVPDITDLEKLVGFFRAHGSRIKWDREHGVMEIDHSGFTEALANAELPQAMRSTVLLYPALLHRLRRITVPSNSKGCSLGVREIDPHLDVFQTLGAIVDAGDPLVIGLPNGFHGGRHWCDYMSVTVTENFAMAAAVADGDSTLINAASEPHVQELCSALVKMGARIEGIGTSMLKISGVEKLHGATIEIGTDYHEVVTFLALGAITGGEVRVEKSLPHHFDLILRTFRKLGVKVEHDGLAAVVGRNQELRIETPFTSNLLTKIEAAPWPYFSVDLLPVMIALSTRSEGVVHFWNKVYENGFSWIPELAKFGAHVIVSDPHRIVVFGNKPMRAAVVDSPYVIRAAIALFMVAASVPGRSVVKNADVIQRAHPRFVENLRRLGADVEWK is encoded by the coding sequence ATGGCAGATCTCATTGTCAATGGCGGCAAGCCGCTGTCCGGTACCATCACGCCTTCCGGCAACAAGAACTCGGTTCTTCCGATCTTCTGCGCCTCCCTGCTGACCGCCGAGCCGGTGACCCTGAGGAATGTCCCAGACATCACGGATCTGGAGAAGCTTGTCGGTTTTTTCCGGGCGCACGGTTCGCGAATCAAATGGGATCGCGAGCACGGGGTCATGGAGATAGACCACTCCGGATTCACCGAGGCGCTGGCCAACGCCGAACTCCCGCAGGCGATGCGGTCGACCGTGTTGCTGTATCCCGCGCTCCTGCACCGCCTGCGCCGGATCACCGTGCCGTCGAACTCCAAGGGATGCTCGCTGGGGGTCCGGGAAATCGATCCGCATCTCGACGTTTTCCAGACACTCGGCGCGATAGTCGACGCGGGGGACCCGCTCGTGATCGGGCTTCCGAACGGCTTCCACGGCGGACGCCACTGGTGCGACTACATGTCGGTGACCGTCACCGAGAATTTTGCGATGGCAGCGGCGGTTGCCGACGGCGACTCCACGCTGATCAACGCGGCGAGCGAGCCCCACGTGCAGGAACTGTGTTCCGCGCTGGTGAAGATGGGCGCGCGCATCGAGGGAATCGGCACCTCGATGCTGAAGATTTCCGGCGTCGAAAAGCTGCATGGTGCGACGATTGAGATCGGAACCGACTACCATGAGGTGGTGACGTTTCTCGCGCTGGGTGCGATCACCGGCGGTGAGGTGCGCGTTGAGAAGTCGCTGCCACATCACTTCGATCTCATCCTGCGAACCTTTCGAAAACTCGGGGTGAAGGTGGAGCATGATGGCCTGGCGGCGGTTGTCGGGCGCAATCAGGAGCTCAGGATCGAAACGCCGTTCACGAGCAATCTCCTGACGAAGATCGAGGCGGCGCCATGGCCCTATTTTTCCGTCGACCTGCTTCCCGTGATGATCGCGCTGAGCACCCGTTCGGAGGGGGTTGTCCATTTCTGGAACAAGGTGTACGAGAACGGATTTTCCTGGATCCCCGAACTGGCGAAATTCGGCGCCCACGTGATTGTCAGCGATCCCCACCGGATCGTGGTGTTCGGCAACAAGCCCATGCGCGCGGCCGTTGTCGATTCGCCCTACGTCATCCGGGCGGCGATTGCACTCTTCATGGTGGCCGCCAGCGTGCCGGGACGCAGCGTTGTCAAGAATGCGGACGTGATCCAGCGTGCGCACCCGCGGTTCGTGGAGAACCTGCGCCGGCTTGGAGCGGATGTGGAATGGAAATGA
- the ruvB gene encoding Holliday junction branch migration DNA helicase RuvB translates to MNAKPKASPGAPPAAPATGLGYLTNTLSQPVTQAEAALRPLTFADFTGQPKSVERLQVMVGAAKRRGEALNHILLSGPPGLGKTTLAFILGHELGKNVRVTSGPVVEKAGDLAGLLTNLEEGDLLFIDEIHRIPKTVEEYLYSAMEDFRLDIMIDQGPNARSVRLSIPRFTLVGATTRAGLLTAPLRSRFTLQTRLEYYDVPTLVGIVRRSCGLLKVDVDEAGAGEIARRCRGTPRIANNLIHFCRDYAQERAGGRITQAVASSALELLEIDARGLDEMDKRVLRVMAENYRGGPVGLGTIAVAVGEEAETLEEVHEPFLIQEGYLQRTPQGRVLTSKGYSVIGLKALAGDSSGQGTLL, encoded by the coding sequence ATGAACGCAAAACCCAAGGCATCCCCCGGCGCGCCGCCGGCGGCGCCCGCAACCGGACTCGGTTATCTCACGAACACGCTGTCCCAGCCCGTGACCCAGGCGGAGGCGGCGCTCCGCCCGCTCACATTTGCCGATTTCACGGGGCAGCCGAAAAGCGTCGAGCGCCTGCAGGTGATGGTCGGCGCGGCGAAGCGCCGGGGCGAGGCGTTGAATCACATCCTCCTGAGCGGGCCGCCCGGCCTGGGGAAAACCACCCTGGCATTCATCCTCGGCCACGAACTGGGCAAGAACGTGCGGGTGACATCCGGGCCCGTGGTCGAGAAGGCGGGCGACCTTGCGGGACTGCTGACAAATCTGGAGGAAGGAGACCTGCTGTTCATCGACGAGATACACCGCATTCCGAAGACGGTGGAGGAGTACCTGTATTCGGCGATGGAGGACTTCCGGCTCGATATCATGATCGACCAGGGGCCGAATGCGCGCAGCGTCCGCCTTTCCATCCCGCGCTTCACGCTGGTCGGCGCCACAACGCGGGCGGGCCTGCTGACGGCTCCGCTGCGTTCGCGCTTCACCCTGCAGACCCGGCTCGAGTACTATGATGTGCCGACACTTGTCGGAATTGTGCGCAGGAGCTGCGGACTGCTCAAGGTGGACGTCGACGAGGCGGGAGCGGGTGAAATCGCGCGACGTTGCCGCGGCACGCCGCGCATAGCCAACAATCTCATTCATTTCTGCCGCGACTACGCGCAGGAGCGCGCCGGCGGACGGATAACCCAGGCTGTGGCCTCATCGGCGCTCGAACTGCTCGAGATTGACGCCCGCGGGCTCGACGAGATGGACAAACGCGTGCTTCGCGTGATGGCGGAGAACTATCGCGGCGGTCCCGTGGGGCTCGGCACCATCGCTGTCGCGGTGGGCGAGGAGGCGGAAACCCTGGAGGAGGTGCACGAACCTTTCCTGATTCAGGAAGGCTACCTTCAGCGTACACCGCAGGGGCGCGTGCTCACCTCCAAGGGCTACTCCGTGATTGGATTGAAAGCACTTGCAGGCGATTCATCCGGCCAGGGAACGCTGCTCTGA
- a CDS encoding Gfo/Idh/MocA family oxidoreductase — translation MKRLRSTPGGSGSSDRTLQRSGFREVDAPDLPYRPSIPRRYRPEIGLIGCGGISKVHLQAYQMDGYEVTALASRRKGAAEERRDAFFPKAEVYSDHKELLARDDIEVVDVATHPFGRDEIIADALRAGKHVLSQKPFVLDLAVGRRLVALAQSRRRLLAVNQNGRWAPYHAYLLAAVRAGLLGGIQTADFAINWDHTWTKGGVFEKIHHLVLFDFGVHWFDLVASLFSDRKVRSVTAHVARSPGQTMRPPMLAHCAVEFESGLATLAFNAHSKHGPREAFNVCGTAGTLRGEGAGVIQVDLLDMYWAGCHARPRLQGAWMPDGFRGAMGELLCAIEEKREPENSAANNLRTLELCFAAMKSADTGRSIRPGTASRASGY, via the coding sequence ATGAAAAGGCTCCGCTCCACGCCCGGTGGTTCCGGCTCATCCGATAGGACGCTGCAACGGTCCGGATTCAGGGAAGTTGATGCGCCTGATCTTCCGTACCGGCCTTCGATTCCCCGGCGATACCGGCCAGAGATTGGTCTGATTGGCTGCGGCGGGATCTCAAAGGTGCATCTGCAAGCGTATCAGATGGACGGATACGAAGTGACGGCGCTGGCCAGCCGTCGGAAGGGGGCGGCGGAGGAGCGGCGGGATGCGTTTTTCCCAAAGGCTGAGGTCTATTCCGATCACAAAGAGCTGCTCGCGCGGGATGACATCGAGGTTGTTGACGTCGCCACCCATCCATTCGGACGGGACGAGATCATTGCAGACGCGCTTCGCGCCGGAAAACATGTGCTCAGCCAGAAACCATTCGTGCTCGATCTTGCCGTTGGCAGGCGTCTCGTTGCGCTGGCGCAAAGCCGTCGACGCCTCCTTGCGGTGAATCAGAACGGACGCTGGGCGCCATACCATGCATATCTCCTTGCCGCGGTGCGGGCGGGTCTGCTGGGCGGGATTCAAACCGCTGACTTCGCAATCAACTGGGATCACACCTGGACCAAGGGTGGCGTGTTCGAGAAGATTCATCACCTTGTACTGTTCGATTTCGGCGTGCACTGGTTTGACCTTGTCGCCAGCCTGTTTTCGGATCGGAAAGTGCGGAGTGTAACGGCTCATGTGGCGCGTTCGCCCGGGCAGACGATGCGCCCCCCCATGCTGGCGCATTGCGCGGTCGAATTCGAATCAGGACTCGCGACGCTGGCGTTCAACGCGCATTCGAAGCATGGCCCGAGGGAAGCATTCAACGTTTGCGGAACAGCAGGGACCCTTCGGGGTGAGGGTGCCGGCGTGATTCAAGTCGACTTGCTCGACATGTACTGGGCGGGCTGCCATGCGCGTCCAAGACTGCAGGGGGCATGGATGCCGGATGGTTTCCGTGGCGCAATGGGCGAGCTCCTGTGTGCAATTGAAGAAAAACGTGAGCCGGAAAACAGCGCGGCGAACAATCTGCGAACCCTTGAGTTGTGCTTTGCGGCAATGAAAAGCGCCGACACCGGCCGTTCGATCAGGCCGGGGACGGCCTCAAGGGCGTCGGGATACTGA
- a CDS encoding Gfo/Idh/MocA family oxidoreductase: protein MKRLRVAALNFDHMHMGDLLRLCHEQPGLEIAGICDADMQRMQSAIANFSIPPDRVFTDPIRCMEVTKPDLVILCPATSLHAEYVEMVAPYGAHMLVEKPFAASLAEADRMIAAARRTGRLLAINWPLRWYPAHVTACRLLREGRVGDLQEVHYYDGNRGPLWHAADKVENKPTSAMKRKSWFYSRERGGGSLLDYLGYGATLGTWFHGGRRPLEVTAVTSTSPGLEVDEHSITVARYACGLSKFETRWGTFTDPWRAQPQPKCGFVLKGAAGTISSYDFESTVRLQTHSCPAGEDVPVDRLRAPERNPVEYLAHCIRNGFPIDGPLSPGISRIGQQIVDSAVRSSLLKKTVKLPA, encoded by the coding sequence ATGAAAAGGCTGCGCGTTGCCGCGCTAAACTTCGACCACATGCACATGGGCGACCTGCTCCGCCTTTGTCATGAGCAGCCCGGATTGGAAATTGCGGGAATCTGCGATGCCGATATGCAAAGGATGCAGTCTGCAATCGCGAATTTCTCCATTCCACCGGACAGGGTTTTCACCGATCCCATTCGATGCATGGAGGTCACGAAGCCCGATCTTGTGATTCTGTGCCCGGCGACATCGCTGCATGCGGAGTATGTTGAAATGGTCGCCCCATACGGTGCGCACATGCTGGTTGAAAAACCGTTTGCGGCGTCCCTGGCCGAAGCCGACCGGATGATCGCGGCGGCGCGGAGGACCGGGCGGCTCCTGGCGATCAACTGGCCGCTTCGCTGGTATCCGGCTCATGTCACCGCATGCCGGCTGCTGCGCGAGGGACGCGTCGGAGATCTGCAGGAAGTGCACTACTACGATGGCAACAGAGGTCCGCTCTGGCACGCCGCCGACAAGGTGGAAAACAAGCCGACAAGCGCCATGAAGCGAAAAAGCTGGTTCTACTCAAGGGAGCGCGGCGGTGGATCGCTTCTCGACTACCTGGGCTATGGCGCGACCTTGGGAACCTGGTTTCACGGTGGACGAAGGCCGCTTGAAGTGACCGCAGTCACCTCAACATCGCCAGGCCTCGAGGTTGACGAGCATAGCATCACGGTGGCTCGCTATGCGTGCGGGCTGTCCAAGTTTGAAACCCGCTGGGGGACTTTCACCGACCCGTGGAGAGCGCAGCCCCAGCCCAAGTGCGGATTCGTGCTCAAGGGTGCCGCCGGCACGATCAGCTCCTATGACTTTGAATCAACCGTCAGGCTGCAGACGCATTCCTGTCCGGCTGGCGAGGACGTCCCTGTTGATCGCCTGCGTGCGCCAGAACGAAATCCGGTTGAGTATCTGGCGCATTGCATCAGGAATGGATTTCCGATTGACGGACCGCTTTCTCCGGGCATTTCTCGAATCGGCCAGCAGATTGTCGATTCAGCCGTGCGGAGTTCTCTACTGAAGAAAACCGTGAAGCTGCCTGCCTGA
- a CDS encoding Gfo/Idh/MocA family oxidoreductase, translated as MKTSKTMQFSRRRFLGGTAAALAAAATSKAFGRVEGAPGSPRRIKLGVIGNGGRGAWIAKLFQDHGGYEIWAVADYFKEVADKCGDALGVERSRRFSTLSGYRRLLESGVEAVAVETPPYFMPEQVTESVEAGLHVYMAKPVAVDVPGALKVAEAGRRASARAQCFLVDYQIPTDPVNIEVARRIRDGGLGRIARVLTNGQTRAQKDPPRTATMESRLRDLIWVNDVAMGCDYIGNYDIHAIDAALWVLGSMPVAAMGASGIYRPDAHGDSRDMIALTYEYAEGFIHQHTGSALSNNRPGDISATFEGTVANAFVSYKGNAFLRGGPRHFGGGAVENLYAMGATRNIDRFHKEISSGVHSNDTCQRAVDGVLACVLGYEAGARHGKLTMDALLRENRRLEVDLRGLKA; from the coding sequence ATGAAAACTTCCAAAACGATGCAATTCTCGCGCAGGCGCTTTCTGGGAGGAACGGCGGCGGCGCTCGCTGCGGCCGCCACATCGAAGGCATTTGGCCGGGTGGAAGGAGCACCCGGATCGCCACGCAGAATCAAGCTGGGTGTCATCGGAAATGGTGGTCGCGGAGCATGGATAGCGAAGCTCTTTCAGGACCATGGCGGCTATGAAATCTGGGCGGTCGCCGACTACTTTAAGGAGGTGGCGGACAAGTGTGGCGATGCTCTTGGTGTGGAGCGTTCCCGCCGTTTCTCGACCCTGTCGGGCTATCGTCGCCTGTTGGAGAGCGGTGTGGAGGCCGTGGCGGTTGAAACCCCTCCCTATTTCATGCCCGAACAGGTGACTGAGTCGGTTGAGGCCGGGCTTCACGTCTACATGGCGAAGCCCGTGGCCGTCGATGTTCCTGGCGCCCTGAAAGTCGCGGAGGCGGGCAGGAGAGCGAGCGCCAGGGCACAGTGTTTTCTGGTGGACTACCAGATCCCAACCGACCCCGTGAACATTGAAGTGGCGCGCCGCATCCGCGACGGAGGCCTGGGCCGGATTGCGCGGGTGCTGACCAACGGCCAAACGCGAGCGCAGAAGGATCCTCCCCGGACAGCCACGATGGAAAGCCGCCTGCGTGATCTCATCTGGGTGAATGATGTCGCCATGGGATGTGACTACATTGGAAACTATGACATACATGCGATAGATGCGGCACTCTGGGTCCTGGGGAGTATGCCGGTCGCGGCAATGGGTGCATCGGGAATCTATCGCCCTGATGCCCATGGGGATTCACGCGACATGATCGCACTGACTTATGAGTACGCGGAAGGGTTCATTCATCAGCACACGGGCTCGGCGCTCTCAAACAACAGACCCGGAGACATCAGTGCCACATTTGAGGGGACGGTTGCGAACGCGTTTGTGAGCTACAAGGGCAATGCCTTCCTTCGCGGAGGGCCGCGGCATTTTGGGGGAGGAGCTGTTGAAAATCTTTATGCGATGGGCGCAACGCGAAACATCGATCGCTTCCACAAGGAGATCAGTTCCGGGGTGCACTCAAACGACACCTGCCAGCGCGCGGTGGACGGCGTGCTGGCCTGCGTCCTTGGTTATGAAGCGGGAGCGCGGCACGGAAAACTGACGATGGATGCGCTGCTTCGGGAGAATCGCCGACTGGAGGTTGACCTTCGAGGATTGAAGGCCTGA
- a CDS encoding DUF1080 domain-containing protein: MKRSSTLFICAVLAALCLQPVQGRDSTWQPLFNGSDFSGWHVIGKGEWLVRNGAIHGRMKRSEPAYGHLVTDREYADFVVRLKFRALQGNSGLYFRIDETGFSGVSGIQAEIDARVDVGGLYETNGRKWIVQPSADQVAAWFHPLEWNELEVSAQGGHVVVRINGKVSAEVVNDTGRRTGRLALQIHGGKDCDVWFKDIAIRTLKQDSQP; this comes from the coding sequence ATGAAACGATCATCAACTCTCTTCATATGCGCGGTTCTGGCCGCTCTTTGCCTGCAGCCTGTTCAAGGCCGGGACTCCACCTGGCAGCCTTTGTTCAATGGCAGTGACTTCAGCGGATGGCATGTGATTGGCAAGGGGGAGTGGCTGGTCAGGAATGGCGCCATTCACGGGCGCATGAAACGGAGCGAACCCGCGTACGGGCACCTCGTCACGGATCGTGAATACGCTGACTTTGTCGTGCGACTGAAATTCAGGGCTCTCCAGGGAAACAGCGGACTCTATTTTCGAATTGATGAAACGGGATTCAGCGGTGTTTCCGGCATTCAAGCGGAGATAGACGCCAGGGTCGACGTCGGCGGACTGTATGAGACCAACGGGCGAAAATGGATCGTGCAGCCCTCGGCTGATCAGGTCGCCGCCTGGTTTCATCCCTTGGAGTGGAACGAGCTGGAGGTGAGTGCGCAGGGAGGGCATGTTGTCGTGCGAATCAACGGAAAGGTGTCAGCGGAGGTCGTGAATGACACGGGCCGGCGGACAGGACGGCTGGCCCTTCAGATTCACGGAGGGAAGGACTGCGATGTATGGTTCAAGGACATTGCAATCAGAACGCTCAAGCAAGATTCCCAGCCATGA
- a CDS encoding SIS domain-containing protein has protein sequence MSPSEKYLARARLMVDSAAAQHAAIMSAADIFSRSILAGRMVHVFGSGHSRMMVEEMWPRYGSFPGFNPIVELSLSFHNLVVGCNGQRQAMFLENVSGLAGRILRNFALSKEDAALVISSSGCNVVPIEMAQEFGRVGIPVVAIVSRAHSDASDSRRRDGLKLTDFATLVLDTGAPVGDAMVSINGLDTPVAPGSTVGGCLLINAIKAEVAARLVEAGHPPKVLSASNVVGADRAAELFETAYDEHAHRLSRLYASVGGREPSGLSG, from the coding sequence ATGTCTCCATCCGAAAAGTATCTCGCCAGGGCGCGCCTGATGGTCGATTCCGCCGCCGCCCAGCACGCCGCAATCATGAGCGCCGCGGACATTTTCTCCCGCAGCATTCTTGCGGGGCGCATGGTTCATGTCTTCGGCTCGGGTCATTCGCGCATGATGGTTGAGGAAATGTGGCCCCGGTATGGTTCATTTCCTGGTTTCAATCCCATCGTGGAGCTGTCGCTTTCCTTTCACAATCTGGTCGTGGGGTGCAACGGCCAGCGCCAGGCCATGTTTCTCGAGAATGTGAGCGGTCTGGCGGGCCGGATTCTGCGCAACTTTGCGCTCTCGAAGGAGGACGCCGCGCTCGTGATTTCATCAAGCGGCTGCAATGTCGTGCCCATCGAGATGGCACAGGAATTTGGCCGAGTCGGCATCCCTGTTGTCGCAATCGTGAGTCGCGCCCACTCCGATGCCAGCGATTCACGCCGGCGCGATGGTCTCAAGCTCACGGACTTTGCGACACTCGTTCTTGACACCGGTGCGCCTGTTGGAGACGCGATGGTGAGCATCAACGGACTCGACACGCCCGTCGCCCCCGGCTCCACCGTGGGCGGATGCCTGCTCATCAACGCGATCAAGGCCGAGGTCGCCGCACGGCTCGTCGAAGCGGGGCACCCCCCAAAGGTGCTGTCCGCGTCAAATGTCGTGGGCGCGGACCGTGCGGCGGAGCTTTTTGAAACCGCCTACGACGAGCACGCCCACCGGCTGTCCAGGTTGTATGCCAGCGTCGGCGGGCGGGAGCCCTCCGGGTTGTCCGGCTGA